In the genome of Blastopirellula retiformator, the window GGGGCGAAACGAACTACGATGAATTAGAGACGGAGACCTCCTTTTTTGATAGACGCCGTGCAATGCCTGACGCTGATCCGCCAGAACTGATTGAAACGCTGCAAGCGCTGGGCGCCCGGCTGCGGTTGCGCAAGAGTGGACGTCTGCATACGGTCGACTTTTCGACCTGCGGCGAAGCGATTGGGGACGAGCAACTGGCCCTATTGGATGACGCGCAGAAGCTGGAAGAGCTGGACTTGAGCGACACGGCCGTTACCGACATCGGCGTTGAGCGTTTGGCCGCGAACAAATCGCTGAGGCTGCTGACCTTGAGCGGATCGCAGGTAAGCGGCGAACTGGTGAAGTCGCTACGGAAGCGGATGATCGGCTGCCGGATCGTCTATTTGGAGAGCCGCTGAGGTGAGCGAGTTTTCCACCAGCGAAGAAGTTCGGCTCGTCTATTATCGGCGACTGTTGGCGGTTGTCGGACTGTTACTAATCGGCACGTCCTACAAGTTGTGGTTGCCGCAGACCGATTATCCCCAGGTGCCGGCCCTGTCGGTATTGGTGGGTGCTCCGGCGGCGATTGATTTTGTGCTGGCGGTTGGCATCTTTGGTTCGCTATTGGCGTGGCTGGTCGCACCGAAAAGGATCGCGCCGCTGGCTGCGTGGTCGGCGGCTTGTTGTTTGACGGCCAGTTGTTTGCTGGACCAGCATCGCTTTCAACCGTGGGCGTATCAGGTGATTTTCGCTGCGGTCATCATCGCGACCTGCGAGGCGAAGCTGGCGGTCCGGCTGTTGCGGTGGATCGTGATCAGCATCTACGTCTACTCGGCGCTGTCGAAGTTGAACACGCCGTTCATGCTGGACGAGGGACAAACGTTTTTGAACGTGCTACTCGGTTGGGTCGGCGCGAAAGAGGCGTTTGGCGAAACGACGCGGCAAGCGTTGACGCTCCTCTTTCCGCTAGGGGAACTAACGGTCGGCGTGCTGTTGGCGATTCCACGAACTCGCAAGGCGGGCGTGATTCTCGCCGCGGTGATGCATGCGTCGCTGCTGCTGGTCGTAGGACCGCTGGGACTGAATCACTGGCCCGGCGTGCTGCTCTGGAACCTTTGTTTTCTCGCTCAGGCGCCGCTGCTGTTCTGGCCGATCGCCATGAAGGAAGAGGACGAAACGGCAGAGCCGCCGCCGGCGAAATGGCGAGCGATCGGGATTGGGATGGCGTCGCTGGTGCTGCTGTTGCCGCTGCTGGAACCGGCTGGGTATTGCGATGCCTGGCCGGGTTGGGCGCTGTATGCGTCACATGTCTCGCGGGCTGACTTGTACATCGACGGCGCCGCGGCCGAAGCGCTGCCGGAGAAGCTGCGTCCCTTTTTGATCGAGACCGAGTGGGGCGCCTATCGACTGGATGCGTCGCAGTGGTCATTGCACGCGCTGAATGTGCCGATCTACCCAGACGATCGCTTTCAGACGGGCGTGGCGATCGCCGTCGCCCAGCGATACGGCGTGGCGCTATTCAGCCAACTTTCGGTGCAAGATCCGGCCGATCGGTGGCGGGGAGAGCGAACCGAGACGCGCTACCGGGGTCCAGAACAGATGACCGAGGCGACCAAGCGGTTTTGGCTGAACGCCGAGCCGCGCGATCGCTTGGCGCGGTGAAGGGCAGTTCGACTAAGATTGTTGGGCGAGCGGTCGTAGCGCGACGATTTTCCGACTTCCCAAGATCTTCCGCATGCGACAGTCGCCATCCGCAAACGGACAAGCAAAGTCGGCGGCGATTTCTCCCTTGGCCAAACAGGCCCGGGCAGCGGGATGTTGTGAGCAACCGATATGAAAGGTGCGCTGCTCGGCGTCGTCATGCGGTAGGAACTTGCCGCCGGTGACTAGGTCGGCATGTTCCTCAGAGAAGGTCTCGAACAGGAAGATCTCTTTGCGGGCGTCGTCCGATAGACTGTCCCACCACCGGCTTGCGTCGGCGGCGAGATTAGGTGGGAGGCTACCAAGTAGATTGGGCGGAATCGGCTGCACCAGCGGCTCCTGTGGGAGGAACGATGAGGGTGGCCATGAATCTATCTGCGATCGGCGCCGGCGGCAACAATTTTCACCGCGCAATAAAATGGGGACGCATTTGCGTCCCCAAACCACGAAGCGCGACGGACGCGCTTATTTCTTGCTTTGCTTGCCGCCCGGAGGCAGCGACGCGACTTCGGCCGCTTCCAGATACTTCACTTCGCCCGTTGAGACGAGCACCAGACCGCCATTTTCGGCGGCGTCGGCCTGCATGGCGACCAGCTTCTCTTCCGGATTGCCGGGATCGATCTGGGCGCCATAGAGATAGACGACCTTCCCGTTTTGGACCAGCGTGCCGATGTCGGGAAAGATCGGATCGTACTTCATGAAATCTCGCTTGCTGCTGGGCGCCGGAAGCCCTTCGTGCTTCACGTACTTCAGCAGTTCGGTGAGACCAGTCAAAGCGTCTCGGGCGCCTGGCATGCCGGGTTCGGTACTGGCCCCAACTTCCGTCTTTCCGGCGCCGCCGCAACCTACGGCGAACAGCAGCGGCGTCAGTACCAAAGAGATGGTGAGCAGGGTACGAAGATTGGAAGCGTTCATTAGCGTCTACCTAGCATTGGTCGCGGAGCGGGCCTGGCGGACAACCTCGGATCAACGTGATCGAAGTTTTCTGTCCGCGAGACCAAAGTTTCGACAGGATGATGGTTAGCAGTCCGTTGATTTTCTCGACGGATGCGATCCCAAAATAGCGACGTAAGTCGTTATTTTGCGAGCCGCGAAGAGCTACGCTCTGAGCCTGGCGAGGTTGAAAAATGCCACGATGGCATTTTTCAACAGGCAGTTAGTCGATCGTGGCGACTTCGCCGCCATCACGACTGCCGATCGCTTGCCAGATGGCGAAGTCGATCGTTTCGACCGCAAAGCCGACCGAACCGTCCGCACGGCAGTAGTTGGCGCCGCCCGGGTGCAGGCTGGAGGCAGCCATGTGGGTCGCGACGAAACTGGTGTTGCCGCAGTTGTAACGCTGACGATTCGGATCGGAAACCTTCTTGTTCCAGTTCGGCGGCAGCGTGTGGCTGTAGGTGACCATCTGCGGCAAGCAGCGGTAGTATTGGTGACCGGTGTAACGAATGACCGAACCGACGGTGTCGTAACCACCCGGCAGGCATTCCTGCAGGTTGCGACCATCGCTCATCTGAGCGTCGGTGGTGTAAGCCGACGAGCCCAACATCACGGTGGTGTTGTCGTATTGGCCATAGTCGTTGAACTGCTTGGTACCCTTCATCACTTCCGAGAAGAGAGCGGTGTTGCTCAAGCCGTCGGTGATATCGCCCATCCGCGGGCCCTTCATCACTTGACCAACCGTCGTGGCTCGCGGATTGGCGAAGACGCCGTCGATTGGCGAACCGCCATACATGTTGGCGCCGCCGATGCAGGCGTGATAGTTCAAGCGACCGGCGCCGTAGTAGTCATTGCTGGACGGATCGGACGGGCAGAGCATAAACGGCACTTGAGCGACGCGAGCGGCCGAGTTGGCGCCGGACTTGGCCGGGATGCTGCTGTGGATCGGGCTGCCGCTGTTGACGTTGTAATCAAGATCAAACAGGTCGTAAGCGGCCCCTTGTTCGAAGAACGGCATCAGAAAGACCTGAGCCGGGGCTTCGCTGGTCGCGACAACCGTGGTGGTCCCAGTGTTGACCGACTTCGAGTGACGCAGCGGCGGGAAGTTCTTGAAGGTGCTCTCAAAGTTGTGGGCAGCCAGACCGAACTGCTTCAGGTTGTTGGTGCACTGCATGCGGCGGGCAGCTTCGCGGGCCTGTTGAACGGCCGGCAGCAGCAGGGCGATCAAGACGCCAATGATGGCGATGACCACCAGAAGTTCGACAAGCGTAAATCCGGGGCGACGGACTGAGCGGATCATGGTTTCGACTCGCAGAGAAAAAGGAATAGACGAATGATTCGAAACGTTGGTTGACGAAGAGGCCGCCTTTAGACCCATCTTCGCCAGTAATTGCCTGACGAAAGCGATTCTAAACATGGAAGAAGAATGGCTCAGATTTTTTCGCCCGATTTCTTGCGACGACATTCGGCGAAAAGAACAAGCTTGGTCGAATGGGGGATAATCCTCCCAAAACATTGGATTTGCAGCTTTCTGAGGGGCGGAAAGCCCTTTCACTAAATCTAGATTTTGCACCAAAACTCTCGCAGGTGCGCAAATTAAATTCTCTGTATCGCGCATCTGCAAATCAATTTCGATACGATTCCGACAAGAGGAGGGGTTTTGTCGCGACTCTATTGACACTTTTTCACCCATTACCACTCACTCGGATCTTGTTGGCATTGCGCTCGCACGTTTCCCTCGGGTGGTGGTCACGGAATGATCACCTCGGGGTATAGGGAATCTCTTTTTCTGCCCCCTTAAATCGATAATAGGTAGTTTTGTGGAAACATGATCATCTTTTCTCTGGATTTTGAGGGAACCCGTGACTACTGCGTTGACAGAATCGGACCTAGGGCCATCTTTTTGCGTTAGGGAAAATTATGGAAGTATAAAAAAACAGTTACATCAGGCCTCATATGTCTCGCAGAATGCCGTGGAGTTTGGCGCTACTCTTGCCGCTGGTTTGTGGTTCGCTCGTCGCCGCCCAGGAGCGAGAAGACGTCGTCCAGCTTGCCGCCCAGAACGGCCCCACGCCGCTGGACTACGTCTGGATCCTGGTCGCGGCGGCCCTGGTGTTCTTGATGCAGGCCGGATTCATGTGCCTGGAATGCGGGATGGCCCGGGCCAAGAACTCGATCAACGTGGCGGTGAAGAACGTCGCTGACTTCTTGATCGCAGTCATCGCGTTCTGGCTGTTTGGTTTCGGCCTGATGTTTGGCGCCAGTTGGTACGGGCTGGTTGGCACGTCCGACTTTGCGTTTTCGGTCGGCGAGAACCCGTGGCTGGCCCTCTTCTTTTTGTTTCAGGCGGTCTTCTGCGGAACGGCGGCGACGATCGACTCGGGCGCCGTGGCCGAGCGAACGCGGTTCGTCACCTACCTGGTAATGTCGCTGGTCTGCTCAGCGCTGATCTACCCGATCTTTGGCCATTGGGCGTGGGGAAGTTTCTTTCACGGCGGAGCCGGGGGCTGGCTCGAACAACTCGGCTTCATCGACTTCGCCGGCTCGACCGTGGTGCATAGCATTGGCGGATGGGTGGCGCTGGCCGGTTTGATCTGTATCGGTCCGCGGATTGGGCGGTTCGACAAAGATGGCGCGCCGCGCAAGATTCCGCCGCATAACTTGCTGCTGGTGTTCCTGGGCACGTTCATCTTGTTCTTCGGTTGGTTTGGCTTTAACTGCGGCAGCACGTTGGCGGCGACCACCGACGTCGCGCCGATCGCGGTCAACACGCTGTTGGCCGCTTGCTTTGGCGGCTTGGCGACGTCGCTGTTGACCTGGTTCGGTCCGACCAAACGTCCTGAGCCGGACATGATCGCCAACGGCGTGCTAGGCGGATTGGTCGGCATCACGGCCGGTTGTGCGTCGGTCGATACGATGGGCGCCGCGGCGATTGGCGTGGGCGCCGGCCTGGTCGTCTATTTTGGAACGCTGTTCCTAGAGCATCTCTTGCAATTGGATGACGTGGTGGGCGCCGTGCCGGTGCATGGCTTCTGCGGCGCCTTTGGCACGTTGGCGGTTGCGATCTTTATCGAAACCGACAACCTGCCGGAAGGGATCACGCACCTGTCGCTATTGCAGACGCAAGCGATCGGCGTGGGAGCTGGTTTTCTCTGGTCGTTTGGCGTGACCTTCGTCTTGCTGAAGACGCTCAGTCTGTTCATGCCGCTGCGAGTCAGCGAAGAGGAGGAGCGGATTGGTTTGAACGTCGCCGAGCATGGCGCCGTCTCGACCTTGCTCGAACTGGCCGAAGCGATGCAGCGGGCGACCGAAGCGAAAACGTACGACGGATCGCTACTGGTTGACGTCGAACATGGGACCGAAGTGGGCGACCTGGCCCGCTGCTACAACGATTTGATCAACACCATCCGGTACGAACATTCGTCGGCTCAAAACGCGATGCGGCATTTGGAGCAACAGCGCAGTCGCATCAAGACCGGGCTCCGCTCGTATCAATCCAGCGTTGAACAAAACGTCGCGGTGATCCAGTCGCAAAACGAAGAGATTGAGCGCGTGCTGAAGATCTCCAGCCAACGTTCGCAGCAAGTAACTGGTTCGGTCCGCGCGGTCTTCGAGCAGATCGATGGGCTGGTCAAGTCGTTGCGTGACGTCGCCCAACATTCCGACCAGTCGCGCCAAGCGACCGACCTGGGCCTGACGCACTCGACCGAAGGTCAGCAGACGGTCAAGAAGCTTGATCGTTCGGCGGCCGAGATCGAAGCGGTCCTGGCGCTGATCGACGACATCGCCGAGCAAACCAACCTGCTGGCGCTAAACGCGACGATCGAAGCGGCTCGCGCTGGCGATGCGGGCAAAGGCTTTGCGGTAGTCGCCGCCGAAGTGAAGACGCTGGCTTCGCAATCTTCCGAGTCGGCGCGGCAAATCTCGAATCGCATCGTCACGATCCAGGGAGATTCTCGCGGGGCCGTCCGCAAGATTGGCGAAACGCTGGAGGTGATTCGCCAGGTGAGCGACATCAGCACCCAGATGGGACAATCGATTCGCCTTTCGATGGAAGAGCACGAGCGAGCGTCGAGCGACATCCACGTGATCGGCGACGACGTGGTGCAGATGATCGAAGAGATGATGAAGGGGCTCAGCGAAGTTCGTTCGGGTACAGCCGAGATCGCCGCCCGAGTTCGTCAGTCGTATGAAGATCTGGAAGGGGTGCTGGCGGATAGCGACGCTCCCTAATCGGAGGGTCTGGCGACACGGAAATTCACGTGACATTCTGGGCATGATCCCTTAGATTCGACCTACCGCCCCGCTTTGATTTGAAGTCAAAGCGGCGGCTGGGGGCGAACTTCTATATTGCGAGAAGGGATTGCGCGGATGGGAATGACCTGCACCTATCGCCGGCTTTCGGCCGATCAGTTGAAGGAGTTGGAGCAAGATCCGGAGCAGGGGATCGCGTTTCTCTGCAGCATGCCGGGGATCGACATGGCGGCGATGACGCAAATGATGAACGATCCTGAGGCGATCGCCGCCCATGGGCCGGAGATCTTGGCGGCGTTTGCCCGAGCGCAAGAAGATCCGACGCGGGTCGATCTCGAAAAAGACTGGCATGCCCTCCATTTTTTGCTGACGGGCGATTCGTCGCTGCAGCCCGATAGTGACCCGGACGATCCGCTGTTTCAGGTCGTCATGGGGGGTGAGGCGACCATGCTCGACGCTTCATATGGACCGGCGCGTCGTTTTCCGCGGGAGCAGATCGTAGAAATCTCGGCCGCGCTGGCTCCGCTGTCGATTATGGACCTGCGGGAACGTTTCTCGGCCGAGGCGTTCAATGAGGCCGGGATCTATCCCGAGCCTTATCCCGGCGGCTGGACGCTGGAAGAAGTGGAAGGGCTGTTTGAGGTCTTTCCGAAGCTGCAGCAGCTGTTTGCCGACGCCTTGGCGACCAACGAAGTCGTAATCACTTATATAAATTAATGTGAAAACGGGGATTGTCGTTATATTCGCTACCAGGGGCGGCGAATTCGGCAAAGGTCGACCGCTTGCACAAAGTTTGACGACCAGCTGTTCCGAGTAAGACATTGGGCGAACCTTCGCGCAGACTTTCTGCGCGTGGGGGCGCTTGGTTGGAGGGAGCGCTTCGCGATAATACGTCTGTCCCAGCTCGGGGATTCGAGCGGTCGACGGTTTCGAAGATTCACAATACCTGAAGGACGAAGATGAGACCCGCGGCTACTATCTCTCCACGACTCGCGTCTCTGCTGATCCTTGTGGCGATCGGCTGCATGCCGGAAGTTAAAATCCCGGAGACCCCGCCACCGCCGGTCACGGTGGCCGAGTCGATCAAACGTCAAGTGATCGACTACGACGAATATACGGGCCATATCGAGGCGGAGCAGACGGTTGACGTCTATGCCAAGATTTCTGGCTACATGCAGACGGTCGAGTTTATAGATGGCGACTTTGTGCACGCCGGAGAACTCCTCTTTCTGATCGACAAAAGCACCTACCAGGCCGAGTATGACCAAGCGGTCGCTAACACCAATCTGCAAAAAGCGAAATACGAACTGGCGAAGTCGACCCTGGCCCGGAACGACAAACTGGTCGGCAGCGGCGCCATCAGCCAAGAGCTGTATGACGAAAGCGTCGCCACGGTCAACGAATCGGACGCCGCCGTTAAGGCGGCCGAAGCGGCGACCGAGGCGGCCAAAGTCAATCTCGACTACTGCACGATCAACGCCGCCATCACCGGCCGGATCGACCGGACCTTCGTCACCAAGGGGAACCTGGTGCAAGGTGGCGCTGGCGCGATGCCGACCTTGCTGACGACTATCGTTTCGGTTAATCCGACCTACGTCTACTTTGATGTCGACGAACTGGCGCTTCTCAAGTTTACCGAAGAGCGAGTCGCGCAGCACGAGACGCGCCATGTGCCGCTGCGGAATCGCAAGATCCCGGTCCAACTGACGCTGGCTGACGACTCGGTCTATCCGGAACTAGGAATCATCGACTTTGGCTCGAACCAACTCGACGCCGGAACCGGTACCCTGAGCGTGCGTGCGGTCGTCCCCAATGCCGACGAAGCGCTGGCTCCAGGGATGTTCGTCCGGGTGAAAGTCGCCGCCGCTAATCCTTACGAGGCGATTCTGGTTCCGGAAGTCGCGATTGGCGCCGACCAGAGCGATCGCTACGTCTATGTCGTCGACGACAAAAACATCGCCCAGCGCCGTCCGGTCACACTTGGTTCCAAACAAGGGAAAGACCGCGTCATCACCGCGGGCCTGAAAGAGGGTGAGAAGGTGATCATCAACGGCAACCTGTTGGTTCGCCCCGGCAAACCGGTCGTCCCGCAAGAAGGGAAGATGGCAGAGCCGCCGGCGATCGACAAGCGGATGATCCGCCCGGACGAAGAAGAGCTGGAAAAGTCGGAACAGCCGCCGGCCGATCCGAAGAAGGAAGAATCCGCCGCTGAGCCTGCGAAATCGTAACTGTTTGCGATTTCCGACCGCTTGCAACCGACCGACCTGAACATCGACCAAGGATAGCAACTCGTGCTGGCTCGCTTCTTCATTGATCGACCGATCTTCGCTTGGGTGATCTCGATCGTCATTATTATGGCGGGAACGATCTGCGTCTGGATTTTGCCGGTTGCCCAATACCCAGAGATCGCGCCTCCAACCGTCTCGGTGACCTGTTCGTATCCTGGCGCCAGTGCGCAAGTGGTGGCCGATACGGTCGCCGCCCCGATCGAACAGCAGGTAGTCGGCGTCGAAGACGCCATCTATATGTCCTCGCAGTCGGCCAGCGACGGCAGCTATACGCTGACGGTGACGTTCGCCCTGGGGACCGATCTCGACATGGCCCAGGTGCTGGTGCAAAACCGGGTCGCTCAGGCGACGCCGCTGTTGCCGGACGTGGTGAAAGAGACCGGCGTCACGACCAAAAAGAAGTCCCCCAATATCTTGATGGCGGTGACGCTGCTGGCCGAAAAGAACCCGGAGACCGGCAAAGCCGACTACGACCAGCTGTATCTGAGCAACTATGCGACGATTCAGGTTCGCGACCAGTTGGCCGCGCTGGAAGGGGTGGGCGACGTCCAGATTCTGGGCCAACAAGACTACAGCATGCGGATCTGGCTGAATCCCGATGCGCTGGCGACCCGCAACATGACCGCCGGCGACGTGATCAACGCGGTCAAAGAACAGAACGTGCAGGTCGCCGCTGGCCAGATTGGTCAGCCGCCGGTTCCGAAGGGACAAGAGCTGCAGCTGACGATGACCACCCTCGGCCGCTTGGAAGATCCGCAGCAGTTTGCCGACATCGTCGTGAAAACCGGCTCGGATGGGCAAATCACCCGGATCCGCGATATCGCCGAAGTGGAGCTGGGCGCCAAGAACATGAACACGTCGAGCCGGATGGACGGCAAGGCGTCGGTCAGCTTGGGCGTGTTTCAATTGCCAGGCTCCAACGCGCTGGAAGTGGGCGACTTGGTGAAGCGGCGGATGAAAGAGCTGGACGAGCGGTTTCCGCCCGGTTTGGAATATATGATCGCTTACGACACGACGCCGTTTATCACGGAGTCGGTTCATGAGGTGTTTAAGACGCTCCGAGACGCGGTGATCCTGGTGGCGATCGTCGTGCTGTTCTTCCTGCAAGACTGGAAGGCGGTGATGCTGCCGATGATCGACGTCGCCGTGTCGCTGGTCGGCACCTTCGCGATCTTGATGGTGATGGGTTTTACGCTCAATAACCTGACGCTGTTCGGGTTGGTGCTGGCGATTGGGATTGTGGTCGACGATGCGATCGTTGTGCTTGAGAATATCGAGCGGTGGATCGCGATGGGTTACAAGGTGCGCGATGCGACCATCCACGCGATGGAGGAAATCACCGGTCCGATCATCGCGATCACGTTGGTGTTGAGCAGCGTGTTCTTTCCGAGTGCGTTTTTGGGAGGCATCACCGGTCAGTTCTTCCGCCAGTTCGCGCTGACGATCGCGGCGGCGATGTTGATCTCGGCCCTCAACGCAATGACGATGACGCCGGCGCGGGCCACGTCGATCTTCCGCGATCCGAAAGAAGGAGAAGACCATACCGAACATCGCGAGGCGCTCCCTTGGTGGGGCATCGTCGCGCTAGGCGGTTTGCTGACAATCTGGATCGGCAGCTTCTTCTTTGGCGGCGGCGCCGAAGGCGGCGGACATGGCGACGATGGCGGTGGAATGCCGATGTGGCTAATGGCGGCGCTATTTGTGCCGGGGGCGGTGGTCGGTTACTTCGCCGCCAAGCTGGTCAACGACACGTTGAAAGCGATCTTTGGCGTCTTCAACAAGGCGTTTGATAAGGCGACCGAGTGGTACGGCAAAGGCATCGCCTCGCTGCTGCGAATCAGCACGATCGCGTTGATCATTTACGTCGGTTTGATCTCGCTGACCGCGTATGGCTTTACCAAGATTCCGGTCGGTTTTATCCCGAGCCAAGACAAAGGTTATCTGCTGTTTGACGTGCAGTTGCCTGACGCGGCGTCGCGCGAGCGAACCGACGCCGTCGTCGCGGAACTCGAAAAGATCGTGCTCGATACCGAAGGGATCGAACATATCCTGGCGGTGTCGGGACAATCGTTCATTCAGAATGCGGTCAGCTCGAACTTCGCCGGCGGTTTCATCGTGCTCAAGCCGTTCGATGAACGTGGCACGGTGGAAACGGGCGCCGATCATATCGCTAAGCTGCTGCGTGAGAAATTCCGCCATGTTCAGGAGGCCCGGGTGTCGGTCTTCGGCGCTCCGGCGGTCGACGGTTTGGGCAACTCGGGCGGTTTCAAGTTGATGGTGGAAGATCGCGGCGATAATGGGCTGGCAGTCTTGCAGGCCCAAGCCGATCACTTGGCGAACACGGCGCTCGATACCGACGGTATCGTCATGTGCTTTAACAACTTCCGAGCCAACACGCCGCAGTTGTATATCGACATCGACCGGGTGAAGTGCAAGTCAATGGGAGTTGAGCTGGAGCAGGTCTTCAGCGCCCTGCAGGGTTACATGGGGGGCGTTTACGTCAATGACTTCAACCGGTTTGGACGTACGTGGCAAGTAAACGCGCAGGCCGAACCGAGTTTCCGCGTGAATCCCGATACGGTGCGGCAGCTGAAGGTCCGTGGTCGCAACGACCAGATGGTTCCGCTCGGGACGATCGCCACAATCGAAGACAGTACCGGCCCGGTGCTGATCAACCGCTACAATGGTTTCCCGGCGGCGACGATCAACGGCGTCAATCTACCGATCATCAGTACCGGTCAGGTGCTCGATACGTTGAATAACCTTGCGGATCGGGAACTGCCGACCTCGATGGAAGCGGAGTGGACCGAAATCTCGTTCCTGCAAGAGCAGGCGAGCCAGTTCACGACCTTCAAAGACGTGCTGCAAAACCCGATCTCCGCTTTGCTGGGGGCGGTGATCCTGGTCTACCTGATTCTCGCCGCCCAGTACGAGAGCTGGGAACTGCCGGTGACGATCATCCTGGTGGTGCCGATGTGCGTGTTGGCGGCGCTGGCCGGCTTGGTCGTCTCGACGATGGTAGGCCGACCGATGGACCTGAATATCTTTGTGCAGATCGGGTTTGTGGTGTTGGTTGGTCTGGCGTGTAAGAACGCTATTCTTGTCGTCGAGTTCGCCAAAGATCGGATGGAGCGGGATGGATTGCCGCTGGTACAAGCGACGATCGAAGCCGTTACGACCCGTTTGCGACCGATCGTGATGACCAGCTTTGCGTTCGTATTGGGCGTTGCGCCGCTGTTGTTCGGCCATAGCGCCGGCGCCGAAATGCGATATGCCCTGGGCGTGGCGGTGTTCAGCGGGATGTTAGGGGTGACCTTCTTCGGCTTGATCTTCACGCCGGTGTTTTATTACGTCGTGATGCGTTTGATGGGCAAAGGCGGAGAAAAAGAAGTAGGGCAGGCCGTGCCTGCCGAAAGCAAGCCGCCCGGCGAATAAGTAGACCCCTTTGTAGCGAGAAACATGCCAAATTTTCGACGCTACTTCCTCCCTGGCGGTACCTTCTTCTTTACGCTGGTAACGCAACGTCGCCGACCGATTTTTTCGGATCGGTCCGCGACGAAACTGCTTGGCGATTGCTTACGCGAGTGCCAGGAACTTTGGCCCTTCGAAGTCCATGCCATCGTTCTTTTGCCCGACCATTTGCATACCATATGGACGGTACCGAAAGAGGACGACGACTACTCACGGTGCTGGTCGTGGACCAAGAGAAAGTTCACGCAGCGTTGGCTAGCAGCGGGTGGTCGCGAGCAACGCGTTTCATCGGCTCGGCAAAAAGAAGGTCGCCGCGGCGTATGGCAAGCCCGCTTCTGGGAACATACGATCAAGGACGAAGACGACTTTGAGCGGCACTTTGACTACATCCACTACAACCCAGTAAAGCACGGGCTGGTGAAGTGCCTTAGCGACTGGCTGGCTTCGAGTTTCCATCGTTGGGTAACCGCAGGCGTCTACCACAGAAATTGGGCGTGCGGCGAAAGAGGTTTGGCGCTTGAGTTTCGCGATATTCCAGGACTCGACCGGAGAGTAGTGGCGAGTCGATCGATCTCGGCAGGCACGGCCTGCCCTACGCTGGATGGCGACGAAGGACGTCTTACAAATCGACCCCAACCCGCTTCGCTTCGATGCGCATCGCGGGGATGAAGTACCGCATCGGTTGGTTTTCGTTGCGGCGTCGGGCGTACTCGAAGCAGGCCATGACGCGGTTTCGCTTGAGGGCGCCCAGTTCGACAAATTCGATCACCTCGGCGATGAACTCGAGCTCGACCGGGCGACGCGCTTTGAGTCCCTTCTCGAGCGTTTCTTTGAGCGAAGCGACGCCTGACTGGGCCTGTACCGGCGATACGAACAGGCCAACGCACAGGGCGAACCCGACCGCAATCCAACGCAGAAACTGACGACGCAACATGACCCACTCTCCGAGAAATAAACCTTGGGGGAGTGGGTATTATCAAAACGGACGCAGTGGGTCAAGATC includes:
- a CDS encoding efflux RND transporter permease subunit — translated: MLARFFIDRPIFAWVISIVIIMAGTICVWILPVAQYPEIAPPTVSVTCSYPGASAQVVADTVAAPIEQQVVGVEDAIYMSSQSASDGSYTLTVTFALGTDLDMAQVLVQNRVAQATPLLPDVVKETGVTTKKKSPNILMAVTLLAEKNPETGKADYDQLYLSNYATIQVRDQLAALEGVGDVQILGQQDYSMRIWLNPDALATRNMTAGDVINAVKEQNVQVAAGQIGQPPVPKGQELQLTMTTLGRLEDPQQFADIVVKTGSDGQITRIRDIAEVELGAKNMNTSSRMDGKASVSLGVFQLPGSNALEVGDLVKRRMKELDERFPPGLEYMIAYDTTPFITESVHEVFKTLRDAVILVAIVVLFFLQDWKAVMLPMIDVAVSLVGTFAILMVMGFTLNNLTLFGLVLAIGIVVDDAIVVLENIERWIAMGYKVRDATIHAMEEITGPIIAITLVLSSVFFPSAFLGGITGQFFRQFALTIAAAMLISALNAMTMTPARATSIFRDPKEGEDHTEHREALPWWGIVALGGLLTIWIGSFFFGGGAEGGGHGDDGGGMPMWLMAALFVPGAVVGYFAAKLVNDTLKAIFGVFNKAFDKATEWYGKGIASLLRISTIALIIYVGLISLTAYGFTKIPVGFIPSQDKGYLLFDVQLPDAASRERTDAVVAELEKIVLDTEGIEHILAVSGQSFIQNAVSSNFAGGFIVLKPFDERGTVETGADHIAKLLREKFRHVQEARVSVFGAPAVDGLGNSGGFKLMVEDRGDNGLAVLQAQADHLANTALDTDGIVMCFNNFRANTPQLYIDIDRVKCKSMGVELEQVFSALQGYMGGVYVNDFNRFGRTWQVNAQAEPSFRVNPDTVRQLKVRGRNDQMVPLGTIATIEDSTGPVLINRYNGFPAATINGVNLPIISTGQVLDTLNNLADRELPTSMEAEWTEISFLQEQASQFTTFKDVLQNPISALLGAVILVYLILAAQYESWELPVTIILVVPMCVLAALAGLVVSTMVGRPMDLNIFVQIGFVVLVGLACKNAILVVEFAKDRMERDGLPLVQATIEAVTTRLRPIVMTSFAFVLGVAPLLFGHSAGAEMRYALGVAVFSGMLGVTFFGLIFTPVFYYVVMRLMGKGGEKEVGQAVPAESKPPGE
- a CDS encoding REP-associated tyrosine transposase — protein: MPNFRRYFLPGGTFFFTLVTQRRRPIFSDRSATKLLGDCLRECQELWPFEVHAIVLLPDHLHTIWTVPKEDDDYSRCWSWTKRKFTQRWLAAGGREQRVSSARQKEGRRGVWQARFWEHTIKDEDDFERHFDYIHYNPVKHGLVKCLSDWLASSFHRWVTAGVYHRNWACGERGLALEFRDIPGLDRRVVASRSISAGTACPTLDGDEGRLTNRPQPASLRCASRG